A region of Haliotis asinina isolate JCU_RB_2024 chromosome 9, JCU_Hal_asi_v2, whole genome shotgun sequence DNA encodes the following proteins:
- the LOC137295996 gene encoding ankyrin-3-like isoform X1 has protein sequence MTEMTKRVQFEDDYSNSEVEPLHRDCAVGSLDDIRNFFNSNPKLDDLFYEGLSPLHVAILSDRNDIIDVIDVLINNGVDVNAQTETNKDTALHLAVENGEFPQNYDVIVKLIDCKADAEIRNKRLRSAYDCALAKGHDLVASTLDGSKSTNEVQNSFRERYGEKYAPILNEAVLESDEDTMKEYIKKGADPNYINKYGAGAIHYALTRCTLPVMRVLDMLISAGADVDLRDDEGDSALNLAIKSDDLRNSGQMMQVVNLLLDSGADVTFKDLDGKDALKLAKERQYSDVVAVLSKSKSEHVKDGEHSPEPMPESSSEQSPEPEPGTSPVSKPETMSSPEPEHVVMEALEDTRETDGSVNKANEDGLYPIHQAVLKDDPEERQKLLETLTEAGADINVVVKGLGTTPLHLAADKNRVDSVKFLLEHGADKTKKTLVGKTAFDMASEKGHTEVMELLGDRHDIVQDRWRKGAKKSSSCIIL, from the exons ATGACAGAAATGACGAAACGGGTACAATTTGAAGATGACTACAGTAACAGCGAAGTT GAACCGCTGCATCGCGATTGTGCGGTGGGATCCTTAGACGACATCCGGAACTTCTTCAACAGCAATCCTAAACTAGACGATCTTTTCTAC GAAGGGTTGTCTCCCCTGCACGTTGCAATACTGAGTGACCGCAATGACATCATCGATGTGATTGACGTCCTCATCAACAATGGCGTTGACGTGAATGCTCAGACAGAGACGAATAAAGATACAGCACTGCACTTAGCAGTAGAAAACGGAGAGTTTCCTCAGAACTATGACGTCATAGTCAAACTAATCGACTGCAAGGCCGATGCTGAAATCCGCAATAAG CGACTCCGCTCCGCCTATGACTGTGCACTGGCCAAAGGCCATGACCTGGTAGCCTCAACGCTGGACGGATCCAAGAGCACCAACGAGGTGCAGAATTCCTTCCGTGAACGATACGGGGAGAAGTATGCT CCCATCCTGAACGAGGCGGTGTTGGAGAGTGATGAGGACACTATGAAGGAGTACATCAAGAAGGGTGCAGATCCCAACTACATCAACAAG TATGGCGCCGGCGCTATCCACTATGCACTCACTCGCTGTACACTTCCTGTCATGCGCGTGCTGGACATGCTTATATCCGCCGGGGCCGATGTTGATCTCCGAGACGAT GAAGGCGACAGTGCTCTTAACCTGGCCATCAAGAGCGATGATCTCCGCAATAGCGGTCAGATGATGCAAGTGGTCAACCTTCTCCTTGATAGTGGCGCTGATGTCACCTTTAAAGATCTG GACGGCAAGGACGCACTCAAGCTAGCCAAGGAGCGACAATACAGTGACGTGGTTGCAGTGTTGAGCAAGTCCAAGTCGGAACATGTGAAG GATGGAGAACACAGCCCCGAGCCAATGCCCGAGAGTAGTTCGGAGCAATCTCCGGAACCAGAGCCAGGTACCTCTCCGGTTTCCAAACCGGAAACAATGTCATCACCGGAACCGGAA catgtgGTGATGGAAGCCCTGGAGGACACACGCGAAACCGATGGCAGCGTGAACAAGGCGAATGAG GACGGGCTGTATCCAATTCACCAGGCTGTGTTGAAGGACGACCCTGAAGAGAGGCAGAAGTTGTTGGAGACGTTGACGGAAGCTGGCGCCGATATCAACGTTGTTGTCAAGGGG CTTGGTACGACTCCTCTCCACCTTGCAGCGGACAAGAACAGGGTCGACTCTGTCAAATTCCTCCTGGAACATGGTGCTGACAAGACTAAGAAGACGCTG GTCGGCAAGACAGCGTTTGACATGGCGTCGGAAAAAGGACATACAGAGGTGATGGAGCTGCTGGGTGACCGCCATGACATCGTCCAGGACAGGTGGAGGAAGGGGGCCAAGAAGTCCAGCTCCTGCATCATATTATGA
- the LOC137295996 gene encoding uncharacterized protein isoform X2, with the protein MTEMTKRVQFEDDYSNSEVEPLHRDCAVGSLDDIRNFFNSNPKLDDLFYEGLSPLHVAILSDRNDIIDVIDVLINNGVDVNAQTETNKDTALHLAVENGEFPQNYDVIVKLIDCKADAEIRNKRLRSAYDCALAKGHDLVASTLDGSKSTNEVQNSFRERYGEKYAPILNEAVLESDEDTMKEYIKKGADPNYINKYGAGAIHYALTRCTLPVMRVLDMLISAGADVDLRDDEGDSALNLAIKSDDLRNSGQMMQVVNLLLDSGADVTFKDLDGKDALKLAKERQYSDVVAVLSKSKSEHVKDGEHSPEPMPESSSEQSPEPEPGTSPVSKPETMSSPEPEHVVMEALEDTRETDGSVNKANEDGLYPIHQAVLKDDPEERQKLLETLTEAGADINVVVKGRTRTGSTLSNSSWNMVLTRLRRRWSARQRLTWRRKKDIQR; encoded by the exons ATGACAGAAATGACGAAACGGGTACAATTTGAAGATGACTACAGTAACAGCGAAGTT GAACCGCTGCATCGCGATTGTGCGGTGGGATCCTTAGACGACATCCGGAACTTCTTCAACAGCAATCCTAAACTAGACGATCTTTTCTAC GAAGGGTTGTCTCCCCTGCACGTTGCAATACTGAGTGACCGCAATGACATCATCGATGTGATTGACGTCCTCATCAACAATGGCGTTGACGTGAATGCTCAGACAGAGACGAATAAAGATACAGCACTGCACTTAGCAGTAGAAAACGGAGAGTTTCCTCAGAACTATGACGTCATAGTCAAACTAATCGACTGCAAGGCCGATGCTGAAATCCGCAATAAG CGACTCCGCTCCGCCTATGACTGTGCACTGGCCAAAGGCCATGACCTGGTAGCCTCAACGCTGGACGGATCCAAGAGCACCAACGAGGTGCAGAATTCCTTCCGTGAACGATACGGGGAGAAGTATGCT CCCATCCTGAACGAGGCGGTGTTGGAGAGTGATGAGGACACTATGAAGGAGTACATCAAGAAGGGTGCAGATCCCAACTACATCAACAAG TATGGCGCCGGCGCTATCCACTATGCACTCACTCGCTGTACACTTCCTGTCATGCGCGTGCTGGACATGCTTATATCCGCCGGGGCCGATGTTGATCTCCGAGACGAT GAAGGCGACAGTGCTCTTAACCTGGCCATCAAGAGCGATGATCTCCGCAATAGCGGTCAGATGATGCAAGTGGTCAACCTTCTCCTTGATAGTGGCGCTGATGTCACCTTTAAAGATCTG GACGGCAAGGACGCACTCAAGCTAGCCAAGGAGCGACAATACAGTGACGTGGTTGCAGTGTTGAGCAAGTCCAAGTCGGAACATGTGAAG GATGGAGAACACAGCCCCGAGCCAATGCCCGAGAGTAGTTCGGAGCAATCTCCGGAACCAGAGCCAGGTACCTCTCCGGTTTCCAAACCGGAAACAATGTCATCACCGGAACCGGAA catgtgGTGATGGAAGCCCTGGAGGACACACGCGAAACCGATGGCAGCGTGAACAAGGCGAATGAG GACGGGCTGTATCCAATTCACCAGGCTGTGTTGAAGGACGACCCTGAAGAGAGGCAGAAGTTGTTGGAGACGTTGACGGAAGCTGGCGCCGATATCAACGTTGTTGTCAAGGGG CGGACAAGAACAGGGTCGACTCTGTCAAATTCCTCCTGGAACATGGTGCTGACAAGACTAAGAAGACGCTG GTCGGCAAGACAGCGTTTGACATGGCGTCGGAAAAAGGACATACAGAGGTGA
- the LOC137295996 gene encoding ankyrin-3-like isoform X3 translates to MTEMTKRVQFEDDYSNSEVEPLHRDCAVGSLDDIRNFFNSNPKLDDLFYEGLSPLHVAILSDRNDIIDVIDVLINNGVDVNAQTETNKDTALHLAVENGEFPQNYDVIVKLIDCKADAEIRNKRLRSAYDCALAKGHDLVASTLDGSKSTNEVQNSFRERYGEKYAPILNEAVLESDEDTMKEYIKKGADPNYINKYGAGAIHYALTRCTLPVMRVLDMLISAGADVDLRDDEGDSALNLAIKSDDLRNSGQMMQVVNLLLDSGADVTFKDLDGKDALKLAKERQYSDVVAVLSKSKSEHVKHVVMEALEDTRETDGSVNKANEDGLYPIHQAVLKDDPEERQKLLETLTEAGADINVVVKGLGTTPLHLAADKNRVDSVKFLLEHGADKTKKTLVGKTAFDMASEKGHTEVMELLGDRHDIVQDRWRKGAKKSSSCIIL, encoded by the exons ATGACAGAAATGACGAAACGGGTACAATTTGAAGATGACTACAGTAACAGCGAAGTT GAACCGCTGCATCGCGATTGTGCGGTGGGATCCTTAGACGACATCCGGAACTTCTTCAACAGCAATCCTAAACTAGACGATCTTTTCTAC GAAGGGTTGTCTCCCCTGCACGTTGCAATACTGAGTGACCGCAATGACATCATCGATGTGATTGACGTCCTCATCAACAATGGCGTTGACGTGAATGCTCAGACAGAGACGAATAAAGATACAGCACTGCACTTAGCAGTAGAAAACGGAGAGTTTCCTCAGAACTATGACGTCATAGTCAAACTAATCGACTGCAAGGCCGATGCTGAAATCCGCAATAAG CGACTCCGCTCCGCCTATGACTGTGCACTGGCCAAAGGCCATGACCTGGTAGCCTCAACGCTGGACGGATCCAAGAGCACCAACGAGGTGCAGAATTCCTTCCGTGAACGATACGGGGAGAAGTATGCT CCCATCCTGAACGAGGCGGTGTTGGAGAGTGATGAGGACACTATGAAGGAGTACATCAAGAAGGGTGCAGATCCCAACTACATCAACAAG TATGGCGCCGGCGCTATCCACTATGCACTCACTCGCTGTACACTTCCTGTCATGCGCGTGCTGGACATGCTTATATCCGCCGGGGCCGATGTTGATCTCCGAGACGAT GAAGGCGACAGTGCTCTTAACCTGGCCATCAAGAGCGATGATCTCCGCAATAGCGGTCAGATGATGCAAGTGGTCAACCTTCTCCTTGATAGTGGCGCTGATGTCACCTTTAAAGATCTG GACGGCAAGGACGCACTCAAGCTAGCCAAGGAGCGACAATACAGTGACGTGGTTGCAGTGTTGAGCAAGTCCAAGTCGGAACATGTGAAG catgtgGTGATGGAAGCCCTGGAGGACACACGCGAAACCGATGGCAGCGTGAACAAGGCGAATGAG GACGGGCTGTATCCAATTCACCAGGCTGTGTTGAAGGACGACCCTGAAGAGAGGCAGAAGTTGTTGGAGACGTTGACGGAAGCTGGCGCCGATATCAACGTTGTTGTCAAGGGG CTTGGTACGACTCCTCTCCACCTTGCAGCGGACAAGAACAGGGTCGACTCTGTCAAATTCCTCCTGGAACATGGTGCTGACAAGACTAAGAAGACGCTG GTCGGCAAGACAGCGTTTGACATGGCGTCGGAAAAAGGACATACAGAGGTGATGGAGCTGCTGGGTGACCGCCATGACATCGTCCAGGACAGGTGGAGGAAGGGGGCCAAGAAGTCCAGCTCCTGCATCATATTATGA